The Anaerobranca gottschalkii DSM 13577 genome segment CCTGCCTATTCAGCGGGAAAAACATACCGCATTTCCCAAAATTGAAAGCTCAGGAGTCAAGGGATGTCTAAGAGAAGCTTTTGAGGGTTTAATTGATAAAGAAATAAAAGGCTTTGGAAAAGTCACCGGTGACGATATAGAACTACTTTTTGGCCCAGAAGAAACAGGGGATAAAGGCCATGCTGCCTCCTTAGGGTTTAGCGATGCCAGACTTTTGTTTTTTCCAGTTAGGTCTGTAAAAGGGGTATTTGCTTGGGTTACATGTCCAGGTGTTTTGAAAAGGTTTAAAAGAGACCTTGAAATTTGTGATATCTTTAATCAGCTTTCTGATAATGGCTCTTTTGTGAAAATTTTTTTTGGAAATTTAAAGTATGTTCCTCCAGTAAATTCTGTTTCCAGTTTAGATAAAATTAAGGTAGATGATGGGCAGATTGTCCTTGAGGAGTATGCACTAAAGGTCGAGGAAAAAAAAGAAACCAAATCCCTAGGCGAAGAGCTTTCTGATGTTCTAGGAGTTGAAGATATTAAAGATAAACTAGTAATTTTGCATGATGATGTATTTAAAGACTTTGTACAGCTTTTTACAGAAGTCATAACCAGGACAAAGATAGATAGTCAAACTGGTACTGTTAAACCAGGGGCCCTTTTTACAGAAGAATACCTGCCAGCTGAAAGTGTCCTATATTCTCTAAGTTTGATTTCTCCAATCTTTGCAGAGAAAAATAAAAAGGGCAAATTCATATCTGATGATCAATCTACGGAGCATCAAAAGATAGCGGACTTTTTTATCAGAGGATTACCTGATTACCTGCAGATAGGTGCCAATACTACCCTTGGCAAAGGAATTGTAAAGGTGGTGGCTTTTACAAATGACTCTAAATAGGTTTAGAAATACAATAGCAGATATGGAGAGAGAAAGGGCTAAATATGCCTACGAGTGTGTGGAAAGTATTGCCAGCGAATACTCCCATTTAAAGAAAAACTATAAATCTTATGTGAGAAAACTGCCTGCCCTTATCAAGGCCAATGGCCTAGCAGGTGCCATCGCCTTTGTTTTTAGTAAAAAGGATAATGACAAATCTAAATCAGATTATGCCTATAAATTGATTTATGAGCAAAGTCAATCCTGGCTTATGGAAAAATCTTCTTTGGGAAAATTGCTTTTTAAAAATGGCTATGATCAAACTGTTAAAAACCATGTGCAACCAGAAGCAAATCAAGTACAGGATGACAAAAGGTTTATTGAAAATATTATAAACTTAGACATAGAAAGCTATAGGCTTGCAACTACAGAGCTTTTAGCCCTTTATAAATGGATGGCCCGCTTTGCTGAAGGTATGCTTGGAGGGGATGAAAAAGATGGCTAAAAATAAAAAAAATAAAAAAGCTCAAAAAAATAGCAACAGCCAGAGCAAAAAACAATCCAATAACATATATTTCATCCCAAGGGAAACCGGGCAGATATTGAATAACCTCGAAAAGCAGAAAGGGGGCAAATTTCAGTATGACAATTATTCCCTACTATTAAACAAGTTTTACAAGTGCCAAGAAGATTCAAAGGGAAAATACGAGTTTGATTTCAATGAAATGGCCAAAGAATATGAGTTCTATCCCAAGGCCCAAAATCTAGAAATTAAAAAACTTATAGATCAAATTAACCAAAGGGTCAAAGCTGTAAGTCAAGCCTATGCTAACATAGGATATCAAGTAAAGAAGTTTGAATTAAAAACCACTTCACCAATGGTAATAGGTTTAGGTAACGACAGTGTTCTTGAAACTTCCCTTACCTTACATCATACTTATGGCATCCCCTACATCCCAGCTAGTGCTATTAAAGGTGTAGCCAGAAACTGGGCTATAAACAATATCTTTGACCTAAATGAAGGAGATAAAGACCGTGGTGCCCTAGGAGACCAGTCCTTTTGTAAAATCTTTGGCAGTCCTGAAGACAGTGTTTTAGGAGAAAGGCAGGGTAAGGTTATATTTTTAGATGCTTTTCCCCTGTGCAATATAAAAGTTAAAACAGATATTATCTCTTCCCACTACCATAACTACTATACATCTGGTAAAAATAACATACCACCTGCTGATTATCTTCAGCCAAATATCAGAAAGTTTTTGGTTTTAGAAGAGGGTGCTCTTTTTAAATTTTATCTCATGGTAAAAGACAAAGACAACGAAAAAATAACACTGGGTAGTTCTGAGGAATATCAAGGAACTATCTTAGAATTAACAGAAAAACTCCTTAAGGAGGCACTAACCATAGAAGGTATAGGGGCTAAAAGCTCAGTGGGATATGGTTTGTTTGGGTAAAAAACTTATCATCATCAAATATTATTGAGTTTTAAACTAGTGCTAATGTGTGCAAGTTTAAATATGGTTTACTGTCATATCATCTAGGGTTTTAATATAGGGTCATGTTAATGAAGATTGAACTAAGGTATAGCAGGATTTTGTAAAAATCACCGGTTTTACCATTTCGGACTATATTATAAATTGATTTTATTTTAAAAATAAAATTAAAAGGTCTTAAATTCTTGATTGAGGAAATTGCATAATTAGATTTTTATGTTTATCAAAAAAAGAGCATAGAAAATCTAACTCATTATAAATGAGTTTTTAAAAAAGGTTAAATTTTGTTATCTAGAACAACATCCTCCATTCTCTATAATATTTTTAAATTTTTATCGTTAAGCAGCTTTGAACTTTAGCCTTCTTTATACCTTTAGATCTGAGATTATCTAAATTTAGATATTTTTTTAGCCTGCTATTACATCTTTCAACAGAACTTCTTTTGTTATATTGATTTTTCCATTCATCAGAGGATCTTAGAGGATAACCATAGTATCGAGGATTTTCTTTATAATTGACTT includes the following:
- the cmr5 gene encoding type III-B CRISPR module-associated protein Cmr5, producing MTLNRFRNTIADMERERAKYAYECVESIASEYSHLKKNYKSYVRKLPALIKANGLAGAIAFVFSKKDNDKSKSDYAYKLIYEQSQSWLMEKSSLGKLLFKNGYDQTVKNHVQPEANQVQDDKRFIENIINLDIESYRLATTELLALYKWMARFAEGMLGGDEKDG
- the cmr6 gene encoding type III-B CRISPR module RAMP protein Cmr6, which encodes MAKNKKNKKAQKNSNSQSKKQSNNIYFIPRETGQILNNLEKQKGGKFQYDNYSLLLNKFYKCQEDSKGKYEFDFNEMAKEYEFYPKAQNLEIKKLIDQINQRVKAVSQAYANIGYQVKKFELKTTSPMVIGLGNDSVLETSLTLHHTYGIPYIPASAIKGVARNWAINNIFDLNEGDKDRGALGDQSFCKIFGSPEDSVLGERQGKVIFLDAFPLCNIKVKTDIISSHYHNYYTSGKNNIPPADYLQPNIRKFLVLEEGALFKFYLMVKDKDNEKITLGSSEEYQGTILELTEKLLKEALTIEGIGAKSSVGYGLFG
- the cmr4 gene encoding type III-B CRISPR module RAMP protein Cmr4, with product MYKIAFPLFFHVQTPLHVGAGGDVGLVDLPIQREKHTAFPKIESSGVKGCLREAFEGLIDKEIKGFGKVTGDDIELLFGPEETGDKGHAASLGFSDARLLFFPVRSVKGVFAWVTCPGVLKRFKRDLEICDIFNQLSDNGSFVKIFFGNLKYVPPVNSVSSLDKIKVDDGQIVLEEYALKVEEKKETKSLGEELSDVLGVEDIKDKLVILHDDVFKDFVQLFTEVITRTKIDSQTGTVKPGALFTEEYLPAESVLYSLSLISPIFAEKNKKGKFISDDQSTEHQKIADFFIRGLPDYLQIGANTTLGKGIVKVVAFTNDSK